A stretch of Salarias fasciatus chromosome 23, fSalaFa1.1, whole genome shotgun sequence DNA encodes these proteins:
- the c23h1orf53 gene encoding uncharacterized protein C1orf53 homolog — MLHYNHPSRALISRLILLLDHLSKRLITRSGAQPSDKSRRRLGGSSMFQVEDEEGTRAAGCRDPVREGGDRHGAAELTQQDMDIYTIHREACEAKKQMYVDPSSGYKVFTEYAHLQRGRCCGSACRHCPYGQVNVKDPAMKKRFNSLFYV; from the exons atgTTGCACTATAATCACCCCAGCAGAGCATTGATCAGTAGGCTCATTCTTCTCCTCGACCACCTCAGTAAACGTCTGATTACACGGTCGGGAGCGCAGCCGTCAGATAAGAGCAGGCGGCGGCTGGGAGGCAGCAGCATGTTCCAGGTCGAGGATGAGGAGGGCACGAGGGCTGCGGGCTGCAGAGACCcggtgagggagggaggagaccGGCACGGGGCTGCAGAGCTCACACAGCAAGACATGGACATCTACACAATCCATAGAGAGGCGTGTGAG GCAAAGAAGCAGATGTACGTCGACCCTTCCAGCGGGTATAAAGTGTTCACAGAGTATGCCCACCTTCAGAGAGGGAGATGCTGTGGCAGCGCATGCAGACAT tgtCCATACGGTCAGGTGAACGTCAAGGACCCTGCAATGAAGAAACGCTTTAACTCACTATTTTATGTATAG